One Synechococcus sp. PROS-9-1 DNA window includes the following coding sequences:
- the ccsB gene encoding c-type cytochrome biogenesis protein CcsB — protein MDPVLGLGLFAFALLLLALPLSFWKVSSEKTSGLVTLLIATANLALTAQLVLRWWQSGHFPISNLYESLCFLAWACTLTQLLVERSWPTPIVAAAATPMGLGCIAFASFALPDQLQEASPLVPALRSSWLVMHVSVIMVSYAALLVGSLLSVAVLVTDRGHALELRSSSIGSGGYRRAALATPLGNVGNSEVQLSSVQFTRNELLDSLSYRTITVGFLLLTVGIISGAVWANEAWGSYWSWDPKETWALICWLVYAAYLHTRLSRGWQGRRPALVASAGLIVIGVCYIGVNLLGIGLHSYGWFFG, from the coding sequence ATGGATCCGGTTCTTGGGCTCGGATTGTTTGCTTTCGCCCTTTTGCTGTTGGCCTTACCGCTCTCCTTCTGGAAAGTGAGCTCAGAAAAGACGTCTGGCCTTGTGACGCTGTTGATTGCAACGGCCAATCTGGCCTTGACGGCTCAACTCGTTCTTCGTTGGTGGCAGTCGGGGCATTTCCCGATCAGCAACCTCTATGAATCGCTGTGTTTCCTGGCTTGGGCATGCACGCTCACTCAGCTTTTAGTGGAGAGATCCTGGCCAACACCGATTGTTGCGGCGGCGGCGACCCCGATGGGCTTGGGTTGTATTGCTTTTGCGAGCTTTGCGCTTCCTGACCAGTTGCAAGAAGCATCCCCGCTTGTTCCAGCGCTGCGTTCTAGCTGGCTTGTGATGCATGTGAGCGTGATCATGGTGAGTTACGCCGCCCTTTTAGTGGGCTCTTTGTTGTCAGTGGCTGTCTTGGTCACGGATCGTGGTCATGCCTTGGAACTGCGCAGCAGTTCGATTGGAAGTGGAGGGTATCGGCGTGCTGCGCTAGCGACTCCACTAGGCAATGTGGGAAATTCTGAGGTTCAGTTGTCTTCCGTGCAGTTCACTCGGAATGAACTATTGGACAGCCTTAGCTACCGCACGATTACGGTTGGCTTTCTGTTGCTCACCGTTGGGATCATTAGCGGCGCCGTGTGGGCGAATGAGGCCTGGGGTAGCTACTGGAGCTGGGATCCCAAAGAAACCTGGGCACTGATTTGCTGGTTGGTTTATGCGGCGTATTTGCATACACGTTTAAGCAGAGGTTGGCAGGGCAGGCGTCCTGCCCTGGTGGCTAGCGCAGGCTTAATTGTGATCGGTGTTTGTTATATCGGTGTGAATCTTCTTGGTATTGGTCTTCATAGCTATGGATGGTTCTTTGGTTGA
- a CDS encoding DUF3104 domain-containing protein, which translates to MSYEAKERMPFPYGQVAYPAFLGVKPGDYIIVKGENQVTLKKDHSWWMGQVISCKKEARDPSGHHVIQVVDVDDEKISWVNVDEISHVLYGLDGLSNDQF; encoded by the coding sequence ATGAGTTATGAAGCTAAGGAGCGAATGCCATTTCCGTATGGACAGGTGGCTTATCCAGCCTTTCTGGGTGTAAAGCCCGGTGATTACATCATTGTTAAAGGGGAAAACCAAGTAACTCTCAAGAAAGACCACAGTTGGTGGATGGGACAGGTTATTTCTTGCAAGAAAGAAGCCAGAGATCCTAGTGGTCATCATGTGATTCAAGTTGTTGATGTTGATGATGAGAAGATTAGTTGGGTCAATGTAGATGAAATATCACATGTACTATATGGACTCGATGGATTGTCAAATGATCAATTTTAA
- a CDS encoding DUF6464 family protein, whose translation MLVELRQSINLVLLDRMEMIDPPMPGQWFLHDQASYLVMQRRHRYKLRSGRYELSSIVLLVKAQKQPADAHFVGHGWVIGDSDCRFNALTPLLRCAVLPDGPCDRCAHREAR comes from the coding sequence ATGCTTGTTGAATTACGTCAGTCCATCAATCTCGTTTTGCTCGACCGCATGGAGATGATTGATCCTCCAATGCCAGGGCAATGGTTTCTTCATGATCAGGCCAGTTATCTCGTGATGCAACGACGGCATCGATATAAATTACGTTCAGGTCGCTATGAACTCTCTTCGATTGTTCTACTTGTTAAAGCTCAAAAGCAGCCTGCCGATGCACACTTTGTTGGTCATGGTTGGGTGATTGGAGATTCTGATTGCCGCTTCAATGCTTTGACCCCACTGCTTCGTTGCGCCGTGTTGCCAGATGGACCCTGCGATCGCTGTGCGCATAGAGAAGCGCGCTGA
- a CDS encoding DEAD/DEAH box helicase, producing the protein MLKALQEKGYSAPSPIQLQAIPAVISGRDVMAAAQTGTGKTAGFTLPMLERLNHGARPGRSQIRALVLTPTRELAAQVLASVRDYSKHLPLTSEVVFGGVKINPQIQRLQKGVDVLVATPGRLLDLLQQGAVRFDRVEFLVLDEADRMLDMGFIHDIRRVISRLPDRRQTLMFSATFSAPIRKLATGLLDHPVQIQVAPANQTVRSVEQVVHPCDMARKIDLLSHLIRSGEWMQVLVFSRTKHGANRVVERLSQQGLLAAAIHGNKSQGARTRALQGFKDGSVRVLVATDIAARGIDIQQLPHVVNLDLPNVAEDYVHRIGRTGRAGETGHAISLVAAEEALLLKAIERVTGESLRRENVPGFEPTVLSATPLDLSGGRGRRSGSSSRRRQDTRSTRTYRR; encoded by the coding sequence TTGCTGAAGGCTCTGCAGGAGAAGGGATACTCCGCTCCGTCGCCGATTCAGTTGCAGGCCATTCCCGCTGTGATCTCTGGCCGGGATGTGATGGCTGCTGCCCAAACAGGCACGGGTAAAACCGCAGGCTTCACGCTTCCGATGTTGGAACGCCTCAACCATGGGGCTCGTCCAGGGCGAAGTCAAATTCGGGCCTTGGTGCTGACCCCGACTCGCGAGCTTGCCGCCCAGGTGCTGGCAAGTGTTCGTGACTACAGCAAGCATCTTCCGCTCACCAGCGAAGTGGTGTTTGGGGGTGTGAAGATCAACCCTCAAATTCAGCGTCTGCAAAAGGGTGTTGATGTGTTGGTTGCCACTCCAGGCCGTTTGTTAGATCTGCTTCAGCAGGGTGCTGTGCGTTTCGATCGGGTTGAATTTTTGGTGCTTGATGAAGCCGATCGAATGTTGGACATGGGCTTCATTCATGACATCCGAAGGGTGATTTCTCGTCTTCCTGATCGTCGTCAGACCCTGATGTTTTCGGCCACTTTCAGTGCGCCAATTCGAAAGTTAGCGACGGGTTTGCTTGACCATCCCGTACAAATTCAGGTTGCACCTGCCAATCAAACCGTGCGCTCTGTGGAGCAGGTTGTTCATCCATGCGACATGGCCCGCAAAATTGATCTGCTCAGTCATCTGATTCGCAGTGGTGAGTGGATGCAGGTGTTGGTCTTCTCCCGCACAAAACATGGAGCGAATCGCGTCGTGGAACGTTTGAGTCAGCAGGGGCTCTTAGCGGCTGCTATTCATGGCAACAAAAGCCAGGGGGCACGAACCCGGGCTTTGCAGGGATTCAAGGATGGTTCTGTGCGCGTTCTTGTTGCCACTGATATCGCTGCTAGGGGGATTGATATTCAGCAGCTCCCTCATGTGGTGAATCTCGACCTCCCAAACGTTGCCGAAGACTATGTACATCGCATTGGGCGTACAGGTCGTGCTGGAGAAACCGGCCACGCTATTTCTTTGGTTGCTGCTGAGGAGGCATTGCTCTTGAAGGCGATTGAGCGCGTTACGGGTGAGTCTCTACGTCGAGAAAATGTTCCAGGGTTTGAGCCCACCGTTCTCAGTGCTACCCCCCTCGACCTAAGCGGTGGACGGGGTCGTCGTTCAGGAAGTTCATCGCGACGACGACAGGACACCCGTAGCACTAGGACGTATCGTCGTTAA